A segment of the Longimicrobiaceae bacterium genome:
GAGAGTTTCTTCGAGACCTTCCGCCTCCCGCTGCTCGCCGGCCGGGCCTTCCAGGCCGGGGACGAGAGCCCCGCGGCCGTGAACGTGGTCGTGAACCGCGCGTTCGTGCGCGACGTGCTCGGCGGCGGACGCGCGCTCGGCCGGCGTATCCGCTTCGCGAGCGGGTACCGCGACGGCGGACGGGAGCGGACGCCGGATGGGCTCGTGGGCGACCGCTGGTACGAGATCGTGGGCGTGGTGGGTGATCTCCCGCCCGTGTCGATGGAGCCGGGCGAGCCGATTGCGCGCGTGTACCGGCCGCTCGAACACGGGAGCGCGTATCCGCTGTACCTGGCCGTCCGCACGCGGGGCGAGCCGGCGGTGTTCGCGCCGCGGCTGCGCGACCTGGCCGCGGCGGTCGATCCGGCGCTCCAGACGCGCAACCTCCAGCCGCTCGACGCGGTGCTCCGGAAGCTCCAGGAGGCGATGCGTTTGGGCGCGCTCGGGCTGGGGCTCCTGATCGGGAGCGTGCTGCTGCTCTCGGCCGCCGGGATCTACGCCCTGATGTCGTTCACGGTGACGCAGCGACGGAGGGAGATCGGGATCCGGTCGGCGCTCGGGGCGGATCCACGGCGGATCCTCGCGAGCGTGTTTGCGCGCGCGGGTCGGCAGCTGGGGGTGGGGGCGGGGGTCGGGCTGGCGGTCGCGATCGGCCTGGACGTGCTGTCGGGAGGGGAGGTGACTGGCGGGCGCGGGATGATCGTGATGTCGGTCGTCGCGCTGGTGATTCTCGGCGTCGGCATGCTCGCGACCTGGGGTCCCGCGCGGCGCGGGCTCCGGATCCAGCCGATGCAGGCGCTGCGAGAAGAATAGCACCATGCACGAGACGCGCAGTCTCTACGCGATTTGTTGGCGGTCGAGCGTATCCCCGGGACGGGGCGCGCCGACCTGGGGGTCGGAGCTGATCGCGCGGTCAAGGGGGAGAGGCACCCACCGCCTCCTCCGAGGCGTGTTCGATCTCCTCCCACACCCAGGCATCCCCCTCCACCTCCGCCCTCCCCCGCGGCGCCTGGAGCGCGCCCTCCGTCCCGATCCGCCCGAGCGCCCACGCCGCGTGCCCCCGCACCAGCGGCTCCTCGTCGTTCAGCGCCGCCGTCAGCACCGGCACCGCCTCCGGCGAGCCCCAGTTGCCGAGCGCGACGGCCACGTTGCGCAGCAGCGCCCGCCGCTTGGTCGGCTTGACAGCCGAGCCCTTGAAGCGCCGCGAGAACTCCTCCTGCGTCAGCCCCATCAGCTCGATCAGCGCCACCCCGTCCACGTCGGCGCGCGGGAGGAACGCCTCCTCCGCTGTGTCCGAGGCGAACGAGTTCCACGGACATACCTCCTGGGAGGTCTGTCCATTCACCACTTCTTCTTTCGTCTCCGACGAACACGGCTTGTAGTCCCCGCAGATCGGTGCGATATTGACTCTGTCCAGACTAGACAGGAGAATGTGCCAGACTGATTCTGGAGGCGCCGATGCAGACGTGGAAGCTTGAAGACGCCAAGAACCGGTTCAGCGAGGTGGTCCGGCTCGCTCTCTCCCACGAGCCCCAGCGCGTCACCCGCAACGGACGCGACGCCGTCGTGGTCGTCAGCGCAGAGGATTACGAGCGCCTGATCGCCCCGGGGGATGTGGTCGATTTCCTCCGGCACTCTCCGCTTGCGGAAGCGCTGTCCAGCGGCGAGTTCGATCTCGAACGTCCCGGAGACCTGGGAAGAGACGTTTCCTTCTGATCGGCGGCCCGCATGCGCTATCTCCTCGATACGAACGTGCTCGCCGAGCCGGCGAAGCCCCGTCCTGACCCGAACGTCGTGGCCTGGCTGCAGGCGCAATCGCCACTCGATCTTGCATTGAGCGTCCTCACGTTCGGCGAGATCGAGAAGGGGCTCTCACTTCTGCCGGCGGGGGCCCGGCGGGAGGCGCTCGCAAACTGGCTCCGTACCGACCTCCCCCGACAGTTCACGGGACGGTTGCTGACGGTGGATGACCGGGTGGCGCTCGAGTGGGGGCGGCTCGCTGCGGAAGGACGGAAGGTGGGGCGGGAGCTACCGGTGGTGGATGGGCTACTCCTGGCGACGTGCGCAGCCCATGGGCTCACCCTCGTAACGCGGAACGAGCGCGACTGCGGGAACCGAGGGGTACCGGTCCTGAACCCCTGGCTCGGCTGATGGGCTACACCGGAGCACCCGTCGGGCTGTCACCGCGACTCTCACTAGCGCTCGGCGAGCGTCGCCTCGATCTCCTCCCGCACCCAGGCGTCCTCCTCACCTCTGCCCTCCCCCGCAGCGCCTGCAGCGCCCCCGCCGTCCCGATCGGCCCCAGCGCCCACGCCGCGTGCCCCCGCACCAGCGGCTCCTCGTAGTTCAGCGCCGCCGTCAGCACCGGCACCGCCTCCGGCGAGCCCCAGCTGCCGAGCGCGACGGCCACGTTCCGCAGCAGCCCCCGCCGCTTGGTCCGCTTCACAGCCGAACCCTTGAAGCGTCGCGAGAACTCCTCCTGCGACATCCCCATCAGCTCGATCAGCGCCGCCCCGTCCACCCCTGATCGCGGCAGGAACGCCTCCTCCGCCGTGTCCGAGGCGAACGAGTTCCACGGACACACCTCCTGGGAGGATTGTCCACTTCCACGTTTCGTGATCCCACTGGAGACGGGACGCAGAACCTTACGGAAGGAGCGGAGATAACCGGCACGGAGCCTTCAACCTGCCGTGCGTCGAGCTCACCGGCCAGGTGTACCCCCGGGGGCCTCGGCACCGCGACACGACCGGCCGAGTGCGCCCGATACTTCCCCCCGCCCGTGAGGGATTTCGATATCGCGAAGCGGGCCGGCGTCGGCGATCGCGGCCTACCCCCGCCAGAGCGGGAGATCTCGCGACCCCGGATCTCGCCCTTGTCAGGCCGCACCCGCCGTCGATGGGCGTCGAAAAATCCCTGCCAGTTGTCGTCACCGCTGCCGGCCGTCGCTCCGCTCCTGTGGGATTCTTGACAACCTTCGTCGAGAAGGCGGGAGCGGCTCGCAGGTGGCGCAGTGCAAGCAGGTCGGAGGTAAGCCTGCCCGCGGACCCGTGATCGAGCACGCGTCGAGCCCCGCGTCGTACGGAGGCGGGGCTCGGCTGGGCCGTCGCGCCGGACCGGGGATCCAGAACCGAAGGCGACGGCAGTCCACGGCCCGGCCGCGGCGGTGCCGTGGGTCCCCCACTCCGCGGAAGGTCCGCCGGAACGGCCTACACCGCCGCCACCGCCCGGTCGATCTGCGCGACCGGCCCGCTCAGACCTACCCGTGGCGAAACCACCAGGCTCATGAATCGTTCACCCTCATGGAAGATGAGCTCCCGCGCGCGCAGGATCTCGAGTTCCGCGGCGACATCGAGATCCTCGAGCTCCGTCGTGAGCGCCGAAAGCTTCTTGGCCGTGCTCAAGGCGCTCAGGAGGACGCGGCTCTCTCGGGTGATCGAGTACTCCACCGGTGCACCCGAACGCGAATCGTACACGGTGGTCTCCCCGTTCCTCTCTCCGAGACGGAGCTGCGGACGCTTTTCGGAGTCGTTCCACATCGTGGTCCAGCGATCCACCTGGGTGCGCAGCTTCGCCACCATCCTGGCTGCATGCATGGCATACGGAGCGGCGAAGTTGTGATCCGAGAAGTAGTAGGCCAGGTTCATCAGCACGTCGGAACCGAACGGGTAGGTCATGTCGTACCAGTCGAGCGGATGAAGGGCCAGGCCATAGCTCTCGGCCTCGTCGTAGTAGGGGCTGAAGCGGTCGAAGCGAATGGGGAACACCCCGCTCGGCGGGGGAAGGTGGGTCAGGAGGGGGAGATCTTCCAGGTACTTCTCGTACACCTGTATCTCCTCGCCGGGAAAACCGATCAACAGGTTCCACGACGGGTGGATGCCGTACCGCAGGCAGTTGATGAGGAACTGGAGGTTCTGGAAGGCCGAGGTGCCCTTGCGCATCAGCTTCAGCGTGGAGGTGTTCAGTGCCTCGATCCCCGGCTGGATCTTGAGCACCCGCGACTTCTGGAGCACCCGGAAGGACTCCTCCGCCAGGTCGGCCTTCACCTCGTAGAAGATCTCCATGCTGGACGGCGTGTCGAGAAAGGGGAGCACGTCGGTCAGGTACGACTTGGGGAGGATGTTGTCCACGCTCGAGAGCTCCGCACACCTGGATTCGTGCTGGAAGAGCGAATCCAGCAGCCGGAAGGCGAGCTCGGGCTTCATCGCCCGGTAGTTGATGGTGGAGCCGTTGAGACCACAGAACGTGCAGTGCGCTCGCTCGCCCCACCAGCATCCGCGGGAGGTCTCGAAGAAGAGGACCGGCTGGGGCTCGTCCGGGAAGCTCGCCTCGTACATGTCGAGAAAGCGCCCGTAGTCCAGCTCCACGGGCTCGTTGATGTCCAGCTCGTCACCGGAGGCACCTACCGTGAACGCGGCCGGGCCTCCCAGTGTGACCATGTCGCTCTTCGAGGAGCACCCGGCGGGCCGGATCTGGTTTCGCCGGGAAAACACCCCGTTCAGCCGATGGCACCCGGCTTCGTCTCCTTCCATCAGGCACCGCACGAGCTCCGGGAAGCTCTTCAGCGACGGCCCGGAGAACACGAAGTCCACGGCGGGGACGTGGTCCACGATCTCCCTCCCCATGGGAGCCTCGCAGTTGGCGCCACCCATGACGACCACCACGCCCGGATTCCGCTCCTTCACGCGGCGGGCCATCGCCAGGGTGGCCACGTTCTGCGCGAACATGGAGGTGAAGCCCACCAGGTCCACCCGGTCCAGCCCGTACTTGTCGATCATCTCGTCGAAGTGCGCCTCGAGCCCCTCGCGCTTCTGCAGCACGAACTGCCTGATCATGCGGTTGTGCGGATCGTGCTGCGGATAGTGGCGGCGAAAGTATTCCTCTGTGTTGTCCGGGATCCCGGGGAAGGCCGCCTCCCGGAAGAACCACTCCGCCAGCCCCGTGGGATGGTGCTCGAAGCTGTTGAGCTCGTGGTACGCCGGCGGCGTCATGTAGTGGGCGAAGTCCTGGTTGAGGTAGTCGATCTCGACCGAGACGCGGTCTCCGAACGCCTTCATCGCCACGAACCGCAGCTGCGTGAGCGCGAGGGACGGAGCGGCCAGGCTTGCCATCGGCATGTTCACCAGGGCGATCTTGTACATCGGGTGCTCCTTTCGGATGGAGGAGAGATCTCCGGCGGTCAAGGCTCCGCTTCAGGACGCCGCCGATGGACGCAGCAGGCAGAGGGTGACGGGCCCCGGCACCGGGGTGTTCACCCGGCCGTGGAACGGGGATCGGGGGGGCGGGACCCAGGTCATCGGCCGTTCCTTCGGGCCAGGCAGGCACTGAGCTGCGCGGCGAGGGCGGGGGCGTGGGGATCGCGGATCATGGTGAAGTGGTCGCCGCCGGCGACGTGCACCTCCATGCCCCCGCGCGCGAGGCGCTCCCAGCGGGTCCTCGCCCCACCCCCCTGCGACGCCCGGAAGAGCACCAGGCCGCCGGCGTATGGCCGCGGCTCGTAGGCGCGCAGCGCCAGGGAGTGGGCCCGGAAGACGTCGTACAGCCGCTGGATCGTTACGAGGTCCAGGTCGGGCGGGACCGCGTCCACCCTGGACGCCAGCTCCAGGAGGCGCCCCAGGCGGGCCTCCGGGGCCAGCCCGCGGGTCGCGGCCTCCGCGTCCGGGATCCGCTCGAGCGGAACACCCAGGTGGAGAGCGAAGCCGTGCAGCAGCGTCAGCTCGTCCGCCGGCGCGCGCCCGGCCGGGATCACGGCGTCGACCAAGACCAGGGCGTCCACCTCCTCTCCCCCGGAGCTGAGCTGCCGGGCCATCTCGAAGGCCACGACACCACCCATCGACCACCCGCCGAGGCGGTAGGGACCCGAGGGATGCACGGCACGGATCCGGTCCAGGTAGTCCGCCGCCATGGACTCGATGGAGGTGCCCGCGGCCTCGCCCGGGTGGAGCCCGCGCGCCTGCAGGCCGTAGAAGGGCTGGTCCCCTCCCAGGTGCCGGCTGAGCGCCATGTAGCAGAGGACGCTTCCCCCCGCCGGGTGCACGAAGAAGAGAGGTGGCCTGCTCCCGGACGGCCGGATCGCGACCAGCGGCGACGTGCTCCCTCCCGTCGAGCCCCGGCGCACGGCCGCTGCCAGCTCCTCGATCGTCGGTCCCGCGAAGAGCACGGCCACCGGCAGCCTCCTCCCGGTCCGCTGCTCGATCCGGGCGAGCATCCGCACCGCCAGGAGCGAGTGGCCGCCCAGCTCGAAGAAGCTGTCGCGCACACCGACCGTGCCCGTGCCGAGCAGCTCCTCCCAGATCTGCGCGAGGTCGAGCTCCAGCGGGTCGCGCGGAGCCACGTAGCCGTCGTGCGGTCCGTGCCGCGGGGGCGCGGGGAGCGCCCTGCGGTCGAGCTTGCCGTGCACGTTCAGGGGGAGCCCGTCCAGCACCACGAACGCCGCGGGCACCATGTACTCCGGGAGGCGCATCCGCAGCAGGGAGCGCAGCGCCTCCGCCGTGACCTCTCCCTGCACCACCACGTACGCCACCAGCCGCACCGCGTCAGCCGCGTCCCCGCGCGCCACCACCGCCGCGTCGCTCACCCCGGCCAGGCCCCGCAGCGCCGCCTCCACCTCCGCGGGCTCGATTCGGAAGCCGCGGATCTTGACCTGCTGGTCCACGCGTCCCAGGAACTCCAGCTCGCCGGAGTCGAGCCACCTCACCCGGTCCCCCGTGCGGTAGAGCCGCCCGCCCGGGACACCGCCGAAGGGGTCGGGCAGGAAGCGCTCGGCCGTGAGCCCCGGCCGCCCCAGGTAGCCGCGCGCCACCTGCGCCCCTGCTACGCACAGCTCCCCCGGCACGCCCACCGGCACCGGCTCGCCGCCCGCGTCCAGCACGTATGCCCGCACGTTCGCCACGGGCCGTCCGATGCTCACCCGTTCCCCCGGCACGAGGCGCGCGGCCGTGGCGTTCGCCGTCGCCTCGGTGGGCCCGTACAGGTTCCAGAGCTGCGCCCGCGGACACGCCGCGGCGGAGGCCTCCACGAGTGCCGGGCTCACCTGCTCTCCTCCGAGGAGCACCTGCCGCACCTGCTCCAGCCCCCGCGCCGGCCCGGCGCCGGACGCGTCGAGGAGCGCCGCCCACAGGGAGGGCACGCAGTTGACCGCCACCGCGTCGGGGCCCTCCAGAGCCTCCAGCAGCGCGGGTGGGTCGGCGAGGACCGCCTCGGGAAGGATCCACACCGCGCCTCCGTGAAGGAGGGGGTGGAAGAGCTGCTTCAGGGAGGCGTCGAAGGTGCACCCGCTCAGGAGCGGCACCGCGACGGGCCGCTCTCCCAGGACGGCCCGCCCGATCCACGACAGGTAGCTGGCGAGGCTGCCATGCGAGACCATCACCCCCTTCGGCCCCCCGGTGGACCCGGAGGTGTAGATGACGTACGCCAGGCTCTCCGGCCCCACCCCACTCTCTGGCGGCGCGTCCTCGTCTCCCGGAGCCGGGTGTCCGTCCTGGTCCAGGCAGAAGAGCTCCGCCGCCGCGTCCGGGAGCCGGCCGCGCAGGCGGGTCCGGGTCAGCAGCACCCTCACACCCGCGTCCCCGAGCACGTGCCGCAGGCGCTCGGGCGGGTGGCCGGGGTCCAGGGGGACGTAGACGCCGCCTGCCTTGAGGGTGCCGAGAAGGCCGACGACCAGCTCCACCGACCGGTCCAGGCAGATCCCCACCCGCACTTCCGGACCCACCCCGCGCCTGCGGAGGCGGTGCGCCAGGTGGTTGGACCGGCGCTCGAGCTCGGCGTAGGTGACCCGAACGCCGGTGCCGGTGATCGCGACGGCACCGGGACTGCGCGACGCTTGCCCGGCGACCAGCTCGTGGATGCAGCGGTCGCGCGGATACTCGGCGGCCGTCGCGTTCCACGCCTCCAGCACCTGCGCGCGCTCCCCGGCGCCCAGGAGCGACACCTCCGACAGGCGGCGCTCGGGGTGTGCGGTGACCCCCTCCAGCACGCGGACGTAGTGCTCCAGCATCCGCCCCGCGGTGGACGCGTCCCAGAGATCGCGCCGGAACCCCAGCGAGCCCACGACCACCTCGCCCGTCTCGACCAGTCCCAGGGCCAGGTCGAACTTGACCGGCGCGCTCGCGGCGTGGAGCGCGTCCGGCCCCGCCGCGCCCGGCGCCGGCCCGGAGCGTACGTGGTTCTGGAGGACGAACAGCACCTGGAAGAGCGGCGTGTGCGCCAGCGAGCGCTCCACGCCGAGCTCCTCCACCAGCTTCTCGAACGGCACCTCCTGGTGCTGGTACGACTCCAGCGTGGTCTCCCGGACCTGGCGCAGCAGGCCGCGGAAGTCCTGGCCGCCCGACACGTCGGCACGCAGCACGAGGGTGTTGACGAAGAAGCCGATCAGACCCTCCGTCTCCAGGTGGTTCCGGCCCGCGATGGGGCTGCCCACCACCACGTCCTGCTGCCCCGAGTACCGCGCCAGCAGGAGCTGCCAGCCGGCCAGCAGCGCCATGAACGGCGTCACGCCCTCGCGGCGGGAGAGGGCGCGCAGCAGCGCGGTGGTCTCCGCCGGCACGACCAGGGCGGCTCGCGCGCCGGCGTCGCTCACCGCCGCCGGCCGCGGCCGGTCCGTGGGCAGCTCCAGCAGCGCGGGGGCGCCGGCCAGCCGCTCCCGCCAGAACCCGATCTTCCGCTGCAGCACCTCTCCCGAGAGCCAGGCGCGCTGCCATGCCGCGTAGTCTGCATACTGCACCGGCAGCTCCGGCAGGCCCACCTCCTCCCCGCGCACGTAGCCCTCGTAGAGCGCCGAGACCTCGCGCGTCAGGACGTCCAGGCTCCACCCGTCCGAGACGACGTGGTGCATGGTGAAGAGCACCGCCGCGTCGCCGTCCGCCAGCCGCACGGCCGTGGCGCGCAGTAGCGGACCCGCCG
Coding sequences within it:
- a CDS encoding HEAT repeat domain-containing protein, which translates into the protein MNGQTSQEVCPWNSFASDTAEEAFLPRADVDGVALIELMGLTQEEFSRRFKGSAVKPTKRRALLRNVAVALGNWGSPEAVPVLTAALNDEEPLVRGHAAWALGRIGTEGALQAPRGRAEVEGDAWVWEEIEHASEEAVGASPP
- a CDS encoding type II toxin-antitoxin system Phd/YefM family antitoxin, yielding MQTWKLEDAKNRFSEVVRLALSHEPQRVTRNGRDAVVVVSAEDYERLIAPGDVVDFLRHSPLAEALSSGEFDLERPGDLGRDVSF
- a CDS encoding type II toxin-antitoxin system VapC family toxin, giving the protein MRYLLDTNVLAEPAKPRPDPNVVAWLQAQSPLDLALSVLTFGEIEKGLSLLPAGARREALANWLRTDLPRQFTGRLLTVDDRVALEWGRLAAEGRKVGRELPVVDGLLLATCAAHGLTLVTRNERDCGNRGVPVLNPWLG
- a CDS encoding HEAT repeat domain-containing protein, which produces MCPWNSFASDTAEEAFLPRSGVDGAALIELMGMSQEEFSRRFKGSAVKRTKRRGLLRNVAVALGSWGSPEAVPVLTAALNYEEPLVRGHAAWALGPIGTAGALQALRGRAEVRRTPGCGRRSRRRSPSASESRGDSPTGAPV
- a CDS encoding RiPP maturation radical SAM C-methyltransferase, producing MYKIALVNMPMASLAAPSLALTQLRFVAMKAFGDRVSVEIDYLNQDFAHYMTPPAYHELNSFEHHPTGLAEWFFREAAFPGIPDNTEEYFRRHYPQHDPHNRMIRQFVLQKREGLEAHFDEMIDKYGLDRVDLVGFTSMFAQNVATLAMARRVKERNPGVVVVMGGANCEAPMGREIVDHVPAVDFVFSGPSLKSFPELVRCLMEGDEAGCHRLNGVFSRRNQIRPAGCSSKSDMVTLGGPAAFTVGASGDELDINEPVELDYGRFLDMYEASFPDEPQPVLFFETSRGCWWGERAHCTFCGLNGSTINYRAMKPELAFRLLDSLFQHESRCAELSSVDNILPKSYLTDVLPFLDTPSSMEIFYEVKADLAEESFRVLQKSRVLKIQPGIEALNTSTLKLMRKGTSAFQNLQFLINCLRYGIHPSWNLLIGFPGEEIQVYEKYLEDLPLLTHLPPPSGVFPIRFDRFSPYYDEAESYGLALHPLDWYDMTYPFGSDVLMNLAYYFSDHNFAAPYAMHAARMVAKLRTQVDRWTTMWNDSEKRPQLRLGERNGETTVYDSRSGAPVEYSITRESRVLLSALSTAKKLSALTTELEDLDVAAELEILRARELIFHEGERFMSLVVSPRVGLSGPVAQIDRAVAAV
- a CDS encoding amino acid adenylation domain-containing protein yields the protein MSGTLGRLTELSPERRALLQQILRERTGAKTAPQEIRRRETDGPVPLSFAQQRLWFVDQLEPGSPTYNMLYTARLRGQLDAAALRGAFADLVRRHEVLRTVFESRDGVPVQVIRPPAGFSLPTVDLRGLGVEAREAEARQLARREAVLPFDLARGPLLRGTLARLGDAEHVLYYCMHHIASDGWSMGVLVRELAALYEACSRGRKPSLPELPVQYADYAVWQRARLTEDVLRSQVCYWRTRLADAPPVLELPGDRPAVAGQSQRAAAVSFRVAGSTARSLLALGQREGATLYMVVLAAWQLLLSRYSGQDDVVVGTPISGRTRVELEGLIGLFVNMLVMRTGLSGDPTFTGLLGRVREVTLGAYQHQDLPFERLVDELKVERSLAYGPLFQVGFGLEQAAAPERKTLVLGGVRVEAFGEGSANNPHHLDLKVTDEGDGLTGVLQYQAALFDPQTIQRMVEHFRVLVETVAADPALRVSRVAFLAPAEREQVLRGWNATEHAYPAEPCVHDLFAAQAARTPDAPAVVHETGSLTYAALDRLSSQLAHALRRRGVGPESRVGVCLRRTPRALVAIIGALRAGAAYVPLDPAHPVERMGFMLEDARVRLVLTESELAGRIPRGVETLALDSESEVLAREPETAPESGVTPDNLSHVIFTSGSTGRPKGVMVQHRGTVVLLHWLRGLVPAEERESVLGATSFSFDVSIAEVFGTLCWGGRLVLVENALELPSVAQHDVRLVVMVPTAASELLRTGGIPRSVRAFNLAGEALTAELARDLYALGHVEHVRNLYGPTEDTTYSTYSRVQRGTEPVRIGRPVAGSRAYVLDGELNPQPVGVPGELYLAGVGLARGYAARPDLTAERFLPDPYGAPGGRMYRVMDRARWHSGGELEYLGRTDLQVKVRGFRIEPGEIEAALERHPGVHEAVVVAREDVPGEKRLVAYVVPAAVVGDAELRGHLRGSLPEYMVPAAFVALERLPLTASGKIDRRALPVTEAAGGSREHVAPRTPAEEVTAAIWADVLHRERVGATDDFFALGGHSLLATRVVSRIREAFGVELPLRAVFEASTLEGLAERVEAARRAGAGLQAPPLLPVPRDGSPLPLSFAQQRLWFIDQLQPGSAAYNLPMPLRVRGLDVGALERALTAIVRRHETLRTRFGVVDGEPVQVVEPLGRVRLPAVDLARLDVPSRETELERLAAVEAVRPFDLAAGPLLRATAVRLADGDAAVLFTMHHVVSDGWSLDVLTREVSALYEGYVRGEEVGLPELPVQYADYAAWQRAWLSGEVLQRKIGFWRERLAGAPALLELPTDRPRPAAVSDAGARAALVVPAETTALLRALSRREGVTPFMALLAGWQLLLARYSGQQDVVVGSPIAGRNHLETEGLIGFFVNTLVLRADVSGGQDFRGLLRQVRETTLESYQHQEVPFEKLVEELGVERSLAHTPLFQVLFVLQNHVRSGPAPGAAGPDALHAASAPVKFDLALGLVETGEVVVGSLGFRRDLWDASTAGRMLEHYVRVLEGVTAHPERRLSEVSLLGAGERAQVLEAWNATAAEYPRDRCIHELVAGQASRSPGAVAITGTGVRVTYAELERRSNHLAHRLRRRGVGPEVRVGICLDRSVELVVGLLGTLKAGGVYVPLDPGHPPERLRHVLGDAGVRVLLTRTRLRGRLPDAAAELFCLDQDGHPAPGDEDAPPESGVGPESLAYVIYTSGSTGGPKGVMVSHGSLASYLSWIGRAVLGERPVAVPLLSGCTFDASLKQLFHPLLHGGAVWILPEAVLADPPALLEALEGPDAVAVNCVPSLWAALLDASGAGPARGLEQVRQVLLGGEQVSPALVEASAAACPRAQLWNLYGPTEATANATAARLVPGERVSIGRPVANVRAYVLDAGGEPVPVGVPGELCVAGAQVARGYLGRPGLTAERFLPDPFGGVPGGRLYRTGDRVRWLDSGELEFLGRVDQQVKIRGFRIEPAEVEAALRGLAGVSDAAVVARGDAADAVRLVAYVVVQGEVTAEALRSLLRMRLPEYMVPAAFVVLDGLPLNVHGKLDRRALPAPPRHGPHDGYVAPRDPLELDLAQIWEELLGTGTVGVRDSFFELGGHSLLAVRMLARIEQRTGRRLPVAVLFAGPTIEELAAAVRRGSTGGSTSPLVAIRPSGSRPPLFFVHPAGGSVLCYMALSRHLGGDQPFYGLQARGLHPGEAAGTSIESMAADYLDRIRAVHPSGPYRLGGWSMGGVVAFEMARQLSSGGEEVDALVLVDAVIPAGRAPADELTLLHGFALHLGVPLERIPDAEAATRGLAPEARLGRLLELASRVDAVPPDLDLVTIQRLYDVFRAHSLALRAYEPRPYAGGLVLFRASQGGGARTRWERLARGGMEVHVAGGDHFTMIRDPHAPALAAQLSACLARRNGR